One Actinoplanes missouriensis 431 DNA segment encodes these proteins:
- a CDS encoding carbohydrate ABC transporter permease, which yields MHSVLGDRKSVAILLGPALLVYSLIMLVPMLWSLGYTFFTGSVISGFTWAGGANFSKLFDDPALPTALWFTVKYAVVITVGQVLVGYLLALLYVFFLRRAGSIIRTLVFFPVILPTVAVALLFQKFFEYAPQTGPVNAAIEAFGGTGVDFFSTPGHAFLVVALMDIWRSMGFYAVLLYAGLLDIPDEMMEAASTDGAGTWRLIRSIIVPLSLPVLVSSLVFSINGTLKAFDSIYALTGGGPGSATSPLTLYMYQTSFAYGDYGYGSTIALTLTVLCLLVTVVIFRATRRDVGQG from the coding sequence ATGCACAGCGTGCTCGGCGACCGGAAGTCGGTCGCCATCCTGCTCGGACCAGCGCTCCTGGTCTACTCACTGATCATGCTGGTGCCGATGCTGTGGTCGCTGGGCTACACGTTCTTCACCGGCAGCGTCATCTCCGGCTTCACCTGGGCCGGCGGCGCCAACTTCAGCAAACTGTTCGACGACCCGGCCCTACCCACGGCGTTGTGGTTCACCGTGAAGTACGCCGTCGTCATCACCGTCGGACAGGTCCTCGTCGGATACCTGCTCGCGCTCCTCTATGTCTTCTTCCTGCGCCGGGCCGGCTCGATCATCCGCACCCTGGTGTTCTTCCCGGTCATCCTCCCCACCGTCGCGGTCGCCCTGCTGTTCCAGAAGTTCTTCGAGTACGCGCCACAGACCGGCCCGGTCAACGCCGCGATCGAAGCGTTCGGCGGCACCGGCGTCGACTTCTTCAGCACCCCCGGCCACGCGTTCCTCGTCGTCGCGCTCATGGACATCTGGCGCTCGATGGGCTTCTACGCGGTCCTGCTCTACGCCGGCCTGCTCGACATCCCCGACGAGATGATGGAAGCCGCCTCGACGGACGGCGCCGGCACCTGGCGGCTCATCCGCAGCATCATCGTCCCGCTGTCCCTGCCGGTCCTGGTGAGCTCGCTCGTGTTCAGCATCAACGGCACGCTCAAGGCGTTCGACTCCATCTACGCCCTGACCGGCGGCGGCCCCGGCAGCGCCACCAGCCCGCTGACGCTCTACATGTACCAAACCTCGTTCGCCTACGGCGACTACGGATACGGCTCGACCATCGCCCTCACCCTGACCGTGCTGTGCCTGCTGGTCACCGTTGTCATCTTCCGCGCGACGCGCCGCGACGTGGGACAGGGATAA
- a CDS encoding LacI family DNA-binding transcriptional regulator codes for MARATIRDVARVAGVSDATVSNTVNRPHLVNPATQERVRQAMETIGYVPNAAARALRVGRTSTLGLVVLDFGNPFFAEVAAGAEQAATEAGAEVALFHTGLGEHTREQRLLHRLAEWRLDGLIITPNDVNHPALTLIAERGTPVIVLARQVPGGRHSAVRSDDVLGGEIAARHLLDYGHRRLAFAGWRRDERYDGAARVAATADTTLEWLDTGNADIAGGLEVGARLAGQASRQRPTGVFCANDLIAAGLIQQLTRYGLRVPDDLAVVGFDDTDLASAASAVELTSVRQPATEIGRAAVQLVMDEMTERDRNGRDIVFQPQLVIRESTAGRGEPLKAGLRQ; via the coding sequence GTGGCGCGCGCAACGATCCGGGATGTCGCCCGCGTGGCCGGCGTCTCCGACGCGACGGTCAGCAACACGGTGAATCGGCCGCACCTGGTGAACCCGGCGACCCAGGAGCGTGTCCGGCAGGCGATGGAGACCATCGGGTACGTGCCCAACGCCGCCGCGCGTGCCCTCAGAGTCGGACGCACGAGCACCCTCGGCCTGGTCGTCCTCGACTTCGGCAACCCCTTCTTCGCCGAGGTCGCCGCTGGCGCCGAACAAGCCGCCACCGAGGCCGGCGCTGAGGTCGCGCTGTTCCACACCGGCCTGGGCGAGCACACCCGCGAACAGCGACTCCTGCACCGGCTGGCCGAATGGCGCCTCGACGGCCTGATCATCACGCCCAACGACGTGAACCATCCGGCACTGACCCTCATCGCCGAGCGCGGAACCCCGGTCATCGTGCTGGCCCGCCAGGTTCCAGGCGGCCGGCACAGCGCGGTACGCAGCGACGACGTCCTCGGCGGTGAGATCGCCGCCCGCCATCTGCTCGACTACGGGCACCGCCGACTGGCGTTCGCCGGCTGGCGGCGCGACGAACGATACGATGGCGCCGCCCGAGTCGCCGCGACAGCGGACACGACACTGGAGTGGCTTGACACCGGCAACGCCGACATCGCCGGCGGACTCGAGGTCGGCGCACGCCTCGCCGGGCAGGCATCCCGGCAGCGACCCACTGGGGTGTTCTGTGCCAACGACCTCATCGCGGCCGGGCTCATCCAGCAACTCACCCGCTACGGGCTGCGAGTGCCCGATGATCTCGCCGTCGTTGGCTTCGACGACACCGATCTGGCCAGCGCCGCCAGCGCCGTCGAACTCACCAGCGTGCGCCAGCCCGCCACCGAGATCGGCCGCGCCGCGGTACAACTCGTTATGGACGAAATGACCGAAAGGGATCGAAACGGGCGAGACATCGTATTTCAGCCGCAGTTGGTCATTCGCGAATCTACGGCTGGCCGCGGCGAACCTCTCAAGGCGGGCCTCCGGCAGTAG
- a CDS encoding carbohydrate ABC transporter permease — protein MTLTTSRPARAATSAPAPRNTRDWRRTVRRLPGYACVALLLIIVVYPLIWLFLGSFKTQDEFLNGSTTALPESFTNFDNYTQAWSSVATYLQNSLLTVVPALALIIVLGTAAGFALEVLVWKGRQTTLLLFLAGIMIPGQMILLPLFTVYFNLHLTGTLWPLIITYTATGLPLTVFMMATYFRAIPKSVFEAATMDGASIIRSFVSIGFPMMRNSVLTIALVQFFFLWNDLLIALTFTTDDAQRTVQVGLLNFTGQFGVVEYGPTFAAICINVLLILAIYIFLNQRVMRGLAAGAVKG, from the coding sequence ATGACACTGACCACCAGCCGCCCGGCCCGCGCCGCAACCAGCGCGCCCGCGCCACGCAACACCCGCGACTGGCGGCGCACCGTGCGCCGGCTGCCCGGCTACGCCTGTGTGGCCCTGTTGCTGATCATCGTGGTGTACCCGCTGATCTGGCTGTTCCTGGGCTCCTTCAAGACCCAGGACGAGTTCCTCAACGGCTCGACCACCGCCCTGCCGGAAAGCTTCACCAACTTCGACAACTACACACAGGCGTGGTCGTCGGTGGCGACCTACCTGCAGAACTCGCTGCTCACAGTCGTGCCCGCCCTCGCCCTGATCATCGTGCTCGGCACGGCGGCTGGGTTCGCGCTCGAGGTGCTGGTCTGGAAGGGCCGGCAGACCACCCTGCTGCTCTTCCTCGCCGGGATCATGATCCCCGGCCAGATGATCCTGCTGCCGCTCTTCACCGTCTACTTCAACCTGCACCTGACCGGCACACTCTGGCCGCTGATCATCACCTACACCGCCACCGGCCTGCCGCTGACGGTCTTCATGATGGCCACCTACTTCCGCGCGATCCCCAAGAGCGTCTTCGAAGCCGCCACCATGGACGGCGCCAGCATCATCCGCTCGTTCGTCTCGATCGGCTTCCCGATGATGCGCAACTCGGTACTGACGATCGCGCTCGTGCAGTTCTTCTTCCTCTGGAACGACCTGCTCATCGCGCTGACCTTCACCACCGACGACGCGCAACGCACCGTCCAGGTCGGCCTGCTCAACTTCACCGGCCAGTTCGGCGTCGTCGAGTACGGCCCTACCTTCGCCGCGATCTGCATCAACGTGCTGCTGATCCTGGCCATCTACATCTTCCTCAACCAGCGAGTCATGCGCGGCCTGGCGGCCGGCGCGGTGAAGGGCTGA
- a CDS encoding hemerythrin domain-containing protein → MRSSNTFTRPYHAGPAVVMSYADVIDVLLEQHDEIRRLCAGVERSRGAERERRFRELAALVHLHERGERAVVHPAVRNGTATGDVVGAARTVAGADIQRSLATLHDLGTRDSGFESGFATLYRAILEHATREELDEFPFLRLQVPVQRLHMMAGELHDVQAMDAT, encoded by the coding sequence ATGAGATCCTCGAACACCTTCACCCGTCCTTACCACGCGGGGCCGGCGGTCGTGATGAGCTACGCCGACGTCATCGATGTGCTGCTGGAGCAGCATGATGAGATCCGCCGGCTGTGTGCCGGTGTCGAGCGCTCCCGGGGCGCGGAGAGAGAGCGGCGGTTCAGGGAGCTCGCCGCCCTGGTCCATCTGCATGAGCGCGGCGAACGGGCCGTCGTCCATCCGGCCGTCCGCAACGGCACCGCCACCGGCGACGTGGTGGGTGCGGCCCGCACGGTGGCCGGAGCGGACATCCAGCGGTCCCTCGCGACTCTGCACGACCTCGGCACCCGCGACTCGGGTTTCGAGAGTGGATTCGCGACCCTGTACCGGGCGATTCTCGAGCACGCCACCCGTGAGGAGCTGGACGAGTTTCCGTTCCTGCGCCTCCAGGTGCCGGTCCAGCGGCTGCACATGATGGCCGGTGAGCTGCACGACGTCCAAGCCATGGACGCGACCTGA
- a CDS encoding GAF and ANTAR domain-containing protein produces MISPSGENDRRAFVRQLIDRQPADLGLLQRVCLAAVEALSATGSGISVMTGDGTRGACAASDPWSERVEELQFVLGEGPCIDAFAARRPVLTPDLSDAGRYRWPFYGPAARDDGVRAVFAFPLQVGAARLGVMDIFRDRAGPLNGVELQTAFTLTEVTVGALLDMEQREAGRDGDAGILDVSRRAELFQAQGMVMMQLGVSIGEALARMRAHAFARNRRLENVARDVVERRLRFDGRDE; encoded by the coding sequence ATGATTTCGCCCTCCGGCGAGAACGACCGCCGGGCGTTCGTCCGGCAGCTCATCGACCGGCAGCCGGCGGACCTCGGCCTTCTTCAGCGGGTCTGCCTGGCCGCCGTCGAGGCGTTGTCGGCCACCGGGTCCGGCATCAGCGTGATGACCGGTGACGGGACGCGTGGAGCGTGCGCCGCGTCGGATCCGTGGAGCGAGCGCGTCGAGGAGCTGCAGTTCGTTCTCGGTGAAGGACCGTGCATCGACGCTTTCGCCGCTCGCCGGCCGGTGCTCACGCCGGATCTGTCCGATGCCGGGCGCTACCGATGGCCATTCTACGGCCCGGCCGCCCGGGACGACGGCGTCCGCGCCGTGTTCGCCTTCCCGTTGCAGGTCGGCGCGGCGCGGCTCGGGGTCATGGACATCTTCCGGGATCGGGCGGGCCCGTTGAACGGTGTGGAGCTGCAGACCGCCTTCACTCTCACCGAGGTGACCGTGGGCGCGCTGCTCGACATGGAGCAGCGGGAGGCCGGGCGCGACGGTGATGCCGGGATCCTGGATGTGAGCCGCCGCGCCGAACTGTTCCAGGCGCAGGGGATGGTCATGATGCAACTGGGGGTATCCATCGGTGAGGCGCTGGCGCGGATGCGGGCTCACGCCTTTGCTCGGAACCGTCGTCTCGAGAACGTCGCTCGCGATGTCGTCGAGCGACGGCTGCGATTCGATGGGCGTGACGAATGA
- a CDS encoding GAF and ANTAR domain-containing protein, with protein sequence MSSVSTERLATIFVEAADTLVDEFDLLDFLHMLTDRAQSLVGAAAAGLMLADERGRLEFMAGSDENVRLVELFQLQNDQGPCLEAFRTGQSIVNVDLASASDRWPRFAPRAVEAGFRSVHAFPLRLRTQVIGALNIFGSATGGDFDAADIPIMQTLADIATIGLMQERAIRRSEALTEQLQGALNSRIIIEQAKGAIAQVHGVGVDEAFRRIRAYARNNNRRLTEVAELIVTDLAALPGLMKP encoded by the coding sequence ATGAGCAGCGTTTCGACTGAGCGGCTCGCGACGATCTTCGTGGAGGCCGCCGACACCTTGGTGGACGAGTTCGATCTGCTCGATTTCCTGCACATGCTCACCGATCGGGCGCAGAGCCTGGTCGGCGCGGCCGCGGCCGGCCTGATGCTGGCCGACGAGCGAGGGCGGCTGGAGTTCATGGCGGGCTCGGACGAGAACGTCCGCCTGGTGGAACTGTTCCAGCTGCAGAACGACCAGGGCCCCTGCCTGGAGGCGTTCCGGACCGGGCAGTCGATCGTCAACGTCGACCTCGCCTCGGCGTCGGACCGCTGGCCGCGCTTCGCGCCGCGTGCGGTCGAGGCCGGTTTCCGTTCCGTGCACGCGTTTCCGCTCCGGCTCCGCACGCAGGTGATCGGCGCCCTGAACATCTTCGGCAGTGCCACCGGCGGGGACTTCGACGCGGCCGATATTCCGATCATGCAGACGCTCGCCGACATCGCGACCATCGGCCTGATGCAGGAACGCGCGATACGTCGTAGCGAGGCTCTGACCGAACAACTGCAGGGAGCCCTCAACAGCCGGATCATCATCGAGCAGGCCAAGGGCGCCATCGCTCAGGTCCACGGTGTCGGCGTCGACGAGGCGTTCCGCCGGATCCGTGCCTACGCGCGGAACAACAACCGGCGTCTGACCGAGGTCGCCGAGCTGATCGTCACCGACCTGGCTGCCCTGCCCGGCCTGATGAAGCCCTGA
- a CDS encoding AI-2E family transporter, with amino-acid sequence MTIWFSTARQRARQRLAAAQRTWAPPPFTAGPELGSAPAPVMVVEPSPSVDDGLPHGVRIAGAWAWRVILFIAAAYLVIQVISRLRLVVIPIAVAVLLAAMFEPIASALRSRGMNRSLSAGLVLVTGLIVVFGGLTLVVQTFIAQLADLSTQVGQGIAEVQSWLARGPLHLSQTQLDDAVTRLQTALTENQGALTSGALTTATTVGELVTGFFLVLFTLFFYLRDGGQIWAFLCRLLPRNARLPVARAGHYSWHTLVSYVRATVLVAFVDAAGIGIGLAILRVPLVLPLAALVFLGSFIPVIGATLTGTVAVLVALVTVGPVKALILLGVVIAVQQLEGHVLQPLIMGRAVALHPLAVILAIATGVITAGIVGGLVAVPLLAVLNTALRYLFSHPDGEPTPDRQPPGTEPTDDTALPHIVHQQRDDGEVASPEETPTAPEPRATEVGTPR; translated from the coding sequence ATGACCATCTGGTTCAGCACCGCCCGGCAGCGGGCACGGCAGCGGCTCGCCGCCGCTCAGCGCACCTGGGCGCCGCCACCGTTCACCGCCGGGCCCGAACTCGGCTCCGCTCCGGCACCCGTCATGGTGGTCGAACCCTCGCCATCCGTCGATGACGGGTTACCCCACGGAGTGCGCATCGCCGGCGCGTGGGCCTGGCGCGTCATTCTGTTCATCGCGGCGGCATACCTGGTGATCCAGGTGATCAGCAGGCTGCGACTGGTGGTCATCCCGATCGCGGTCGCCGTGCTGCTGGCGGCGATGTTCGAGCCGATCGCCTCAGCCCTGCGCAGCCGGGGCATGAACCGCTCCCTTTCCGCGGGTCTGGTGCTGGTCACCGGGCTGATCGTGGTCTTCGGCGGCCTCACGCTCGTCGTGCAGACCTTCATCGCCCAGCTGGCCGACCTCAGCACTCAGGTCGGCCAGGGCATCGCCGAGGTGCAGAGCTGGCTCGCACGAGGACCGTTGCACCTGTCGCAGACCCAGCTCGACGACGCCGTCACCCGCCTGCAGACGGCGCTCACCGAGAATCAGGGCGCTCTCACCTCCGGCGCTCTCACCACCGCCACCACCGTCGGCGAACTCGTCACCGGCTTCTTCCTGGTGCTGTTCACGCTCTTCTTCTATCTGCGCGACGGCGGCCAGATCTGGGCCTTCCTGTGCCGGCTGCTGCCCCGCAACGCCCGCCTGCCGGTGGCCCGAGCCGGGCACTACTCCTGGCACACCCTGGTCTCCTATGTGCGCGCCACGGTGCTGGTCGCCTTCGTCGACGCCGCCGGCATCGGCATCGGGCTGGCGATCCTGCGAGTCCCGCTCGTTCTGCCACTTGCCGCGCTGGTGTTCCTCGGAAGCTTCATCCCCGTCATCGGCGCCACCCTCACCGGCACGGTCGCCGTCCTGGTGGCCCTGGTCACCGTCGGACCGGTCAAGGCGCTGATCCTCCTGGGCGTGGTCATCGCCGTACAGCAGCTAGAGGGCCATGTCCTGCAACCGCTGATCATGGGGCGGGCCGTCGCCCTGCATCCGCTCGCCGTGATCCTGGCCATCGCCACCGGTGTCATCACCGCCGGCATCGTCGGCGGGCTGGTCGCCGTCCCGCTGCTCGCGGTCCTCAACACCGCCCTGCGGTACCTGTTCAGCCACCCCGACGGTGAGCCCACCCCGGACCGGCAGCCACCCGGCACCGAGCCCACCGACGACACGGCCCTCCCGCACATCGTCCACCAGCAGCGGGACGACGGTGAGGTGGCGTCACCCGAGGAGACTCCGACGGCGCCGGAACCCCGTGCGACGGAGGTCGGCACGCCACGATGA
- a CDS encoding alpha-L-rhamnosidase — MSAMNGTGTRVPAPRIEHHDHPLGVGERSPRLSWQVQTVRPGWRQTAYEIEIDGRTTGRIKSADSVLVPWPGPALTSRQQAEVRVRVWAAGETRPTPWSESTTVEAGLLEPEDWAAGFVGSADISVGDRRPVLLRRDFTARPGLLKARLYATACGLYELQLNGDRIGDDVLAPGWTSYHHRLPYQTYDVTGLLRAGANTIDGWLADGWWRGEYGWNRIGERYGTDTALLAQLELHYTDGSVDQIVTDGTWTWAHGPITASSIYDGEHHDARIEPAGWTPVQTKKPTVGELTAPAGPPVRRTGTLPPASVTRLDDGTHLIDFGQNLAGRLRITVTGPTGTEIGIRHAEVLEQGRLCTRPIRTAVAHDVYVLAGTGTETWEPRFTYHGFRYAEITGWPGDLDPADVVAVVCHDDMHEVGTFSCSDPLVERLHENVRWSMRGNFVSVPTDCPQRDERLGWTGDLQVFAPTAAFLYDATGSIADWLTDVTAETGDDGLVPLYVPHIETDFTQFHCAVWGDVTTVVPLVLFDRAADLGPVLRGYDTARTWVDACRRLLNDRDVIAEGLQLGDWLDPAAPPDRPQQARTDPYLVATAYLAHSARLLARQAELIGKTDDAFVWHGLADRVTAGFRREFVTAAGRCVSDTQTAYALALCFDLLTAAQRVHAGERLAELVREGEFRIGTGFAGTPLILDALTVSGHLEEAYRLLLEKGCPSWLYPVTMGATTIWERWDSMLPDGLINPGNMTSFNHYALGAVADWLHRTVAGLAPAAPGYRTLRVRPRPGGGLSWAAAQHRTPYGDAAVHWQREGSTLQVEVIVPPNCDAQVELPGQQPVSVSSGTHTFSCTYRPAAEDPIAPLPPRRYF, encoded by the coding sequence ATGTCCGCCATGAACGGCACGGGTACGCGCGTACCCGCACCCCGCATCGAGCACCACGATCACCCGCTGGGCGTCGGCGAACGCAGCCCGCGCCTGTCCTGGCAGGTGCAGACCGTCCGTCCGGGCTGGCGCCAGACCGCCTACGAGATCGAGATCGATGGCCGGACCACCGGACGGATCAAGTCCGCTGACAGCGTGCTGGTCCCGTGGCCGGGTCCGGCCCTGACCTCCCGCCAGCAGGCTGAGGTCCGGGTCCGGGTCTGGGCAGCCGGGGAAACCCGGCCGACACCCTGGAGCGAATCCACCACCGTCGAGGCCGGCCTCCTGGAGCCCGAGGACTGGGCAGCCGGCTTCGTCGGCTCCGCCGACATCAGCGTCGGAGACCGGCGCCCGGTTCTGCTGCGGCGCGACTTCACGGCACGCCCAGGGCTGCTCAAAGCCAGACTGTACGCGACAGCGTGCGGCCTCTACGAGTTGCAGCTCAACGGCGACCGGATCGGCGACGACGTGCTCGCCCCCGGCTGGACCAGCTACCACCACCGGCTGCCGTACCAGACCTACGACGTCACCGGTCTGCTGCGGGCCGGCGCGAACACCATCGACGGCTGGCTCGCCGACGGCTGGTGGCGTGGCGAATACGGCTGGAACCGGATCGGCGAACGATACGGCACCGACACCGCGCTGCTGGCCCAGCTCGAACTGCACTACACCGACGGCAGCGTCGACCAGATCGTCACCGACGGCACCTGGACCTGGGCCCACGGGCCGATCACGGCATCGAGCATTTACGACGGCGAACACCACGACGCCCGCATCGAACCGGCCGGCTGGACACCCGTACAGACGAAAAAACCGACGGTGGGTGAGCTGACCGCACCCGCCGGACCACCGGTGCGCCGCACCGGAACCCTCCCGCCGGCCAGCGTGACTCGTCTCGACGACGGCACCCATCTGATCGACTTCGGTCAGAACCTCGCTGGCCGACTGCGCATCACGGTCACCGGGCCGACCGGCACCGAGATCGGTATCCGGCACGCCGAAGTCCTCGAACAGGGCCGGCTGTGCACCCGGCCCATCCGAACCGCCGTCGCCCACGACGTATACGTGCTGGCCGGCACCGGCACCGAGACATGGGAGCCACGGTTCACCTACCACGGCTTCCGGTACGCGGAGATCACCGGCTGGCCCGGCGATCTCGACCCGGCCGACGTGGTCGCGGTCGTCTGCCACGACGACATGCACGAGGTCGGCACCTTCTCCTGCTCGGATCCGCTGGTCGAGCGCTTGCACGAGAACGTGCGATGGAGCATGCGCGGCAACTTCGTCTCCGTGCCCACCGACTGCCCGCAACGCGACGAGCGCCTCGGCTGGACGGGCGACCTGCAGGTCTTCGCACCCACCGCTGCATTCCTGTACGACGCGACCGGCAGCATCGCCGACTGGCTCACCGACGTCACCGCCGAGACCGGCGACGACGGCCTCGTGCCGCTCTACGTGCCGCACATCGAAACCGACTTCACCCAGTTCCACTGCGCGGTCTGGGGCGACGTCACCACCGTCGTCCCCCTGGTGCTGTTCGACCGGGCCGCTGACCTCGGGCCGGTGCTACGCGGCTACGACACCGCCCGCACCTGGGTCGACGCCTGCCGGCGGCTGCTCAACGACCGCGACGTCATCGCCGAAGGACTCCAACTCGGCGACTGGCTCGACCCGGCCGCCCCGCCGGACCGGCCGCAGCAGGCACGCACCGACCCGTACCTGGTCGCCACCGCCTACCTCGCGCATTCGGCCCGGCTGCTCGCCCGGCAGGCTGAGCTGATCGGCAAGACCGACGACGCTTTTGTTTGGCATGGTCTCGCCGACCGGGTAACCGCCGGTTTCCGCCGCGAGTTCGTCACCGCAGCCGGCCGCTGCGTCTCCGACACCCAGACCGCATACGCCCTCGCCCTGTGTTTCGACCTGCTCACCGCGGCGCAGCGGGTCCACGCGGGAGAACGGCTCGCCGAACTCGTCCGTGAGGGCGAGTTCCGGATAGGCACCGGTTTCGCCGGCACCCCGCTGATCCTCGACGCGCTCACCGTCAGCGGGCACCTAGAGGAGGCGTACCGGCTGTTGCTGGAGAAGGGCTGCCCGTCCTGGCTCTATCCGGTCACCATGGGCGCCACCACGATTTGGGAACGCTGGGACTCCATGCTTCCCGACGGATTGATCAACCCCGGCAACATGACCTCGTTCAACCATTACGCCCTCGGCGCCGTCGCCGACTGGCTGCACCGCACCGTCGCCGGCCTGGCTCCGGCCGCCCCCGGCTACCGGACGCTGCGCGTGCGGCCCCGGCCCGGCGGCGGGCTGAGCTGGGCGGCGGCTCAGCACCGCACCCCCTACGGCGACGCAGCTGTGCACTGGCAACGAGAAGGCTCGACGCTGCAGGTGGAGGTGATCGTGCCACCCAACTGTGACGCACAGGTTGAACTGCCCGGGCAGCAGCCGGTGAGCGTGAGCAGCGGTACCCACACCTTCTCCTGCACATACCGGCCGGCGGCAGAAGACCCCATCGCACCGCTACCGCCCCGCCGCTACTTCTGA
- a CDS encoding nucleotidyl transferase AbiEii/AbiGii toxin family protein, producing the protein MPHEAEPLHLVLAEIGLRAGGPFGFALAGGHAVAAHGIIDRPSEDVDLFADWQRRADFPTAVDAVIAAFESEGFGVVVDLRLETFARLYVSQAADPGQQHRVELVANWRAQPPVEMQIGPVLHPDDVMAGKMDALYNRAAARDFIDIDAAISRGRYTPEQLCNLASEADAGFDRQFFAQMLGAINRFDDQDFIDYGLEPDQVAAMRERFRTWQAELQTSPQ; encoded by the coding sequence GTGCCACACGAGGCAGAGCCGCTGCACCTCGTGCTCGCCGAGATCGGTCTACGGGCGGGCGGTCCGTTCGGTTTCGCCCTGGCCGGAGGTCATGCCGTCGCTGCGCACGGCATCATCGACAGGCCGAGTGAGGACGTCGACCTCTTCGCCGACTGGCAACGGCGTGCTGACTTTCCCACAGCTGTTGATGCGGTCATCGCCGCCTTCGAAAGCGAGGGTTTCGGTGTTGTGGTCGATCTCCGCCTTGAGACATTTGCCCGGCTGTACGTCAGCCAGGCCGCCGATCCGGGCCAGCAACATCGAGTCGAACTCGTTGCCAACTGGCGCGCTCAACCGCCCGTTGAAATGCAGATCGGTCCGGTCCTGCACCCCGACGACGTCATGGCGGGCAAGATGGACGCCTTGTACAACCGGGCCGCCGCGCGGGATTTCATCGACATCGACGCCGCTATAAGTCGTGGCCGGTATACGCCGGAGCAGCTGTGCAACCTGGCGTCGGAGGCCGACGCCGGATTCGATCGGCAGTTCTTCGCGCAGATGCTCGGTGCCATCAACCGTTTCGACGATCAAGACTTCATCGACTATGGGCTCGAACCCGACCAGGTTGCGGCGATGCGCGAACGTTTCCGGACCTGGCAGGCCGAACTGCAGACCTCGCCGCAGTGA